The region CCAGGAAGTCGAGCGTCGCGCGCTCGAACGCTCGCGGTCGCCACATGTTCGTCCCGTGCCCGCTGTCTCGCACCAGCACGAAGCGCGATCCGGCGATCTGCGCGTGCATCGCGCGGCTCGGACCTAACAGGCCGTCGCGCTCCCCGACGACAACCAGCGTCGGCGCCGTGATCGCGCTGAGCCGGTCCATCGTGCCGCGCCACGCCTGCATCGCCCTGGCACCGCTCAGGTAGCCATCGATGCTCATCTCCGCCATGCCGCGCAGGTGCCGCCTCACGGAGTCCGGCAGCTGCCCCTTGGCGCCGAGGCCTATGCCCGCGCCCGCGTTCGCGCGCATCATCTCCAGCACCGCCCCCATCCCCTTCGTGCGCGCCGCGGTCGCCATCATAGCCCGGAACTGCTCGAAGCGCGCCGCCATCGCCGCATCGCGAGGCGCGCCGCCCGGGCCGGTATCGAACAGCAACAGCGCTGCCACCCGCTCTGGATGCTGGCAGACAAACTCCTGCGCGATCATCCCGCCCATCGAC is a window of Dehalococcoidia bacterium DNA encoding:
- a CDS encoding alpha/beta fold hydrolase; this encodes MPIAHVNGIEIKYEVHGSGAPLVLAHGYSGSLEMWREQVPGLSSKYRLVIYDTRGHGKSTAPADMHAYSIERDYAGDQLALMDHLGISQSYVGGLSMGGMIAQEFVCQHPERVAALLLFDTGPGGAPRDAAMAARFEQFRAMMATAARTKGMGAVLEMMRANAGAGIGLGAKGQLPDSVRRHLRGMAEMSIDGYLSGARAMQAWRGTMDRLSAITAPTLVVVGERDGLLGPSRAMHAQIAGSRFVLVRDSGHGTNMWRPRAFERATLDFLADVDAGRAVAGEFAV